A genomic window from Cryobacterium sp. SO2 includes:
- the nrdG gene encoding anaerobic ribonucleoside-triphosphate reductase activating protein yields the protein MRHPQPQEWLSDKVSQGYVGDYKPFMFVDGEGVRCSLYVSGCLFACEGCFNQATWNFRYGTPYTSELEDRILADLAQPYVQGLTLLGGEPFLNTGVCLSLVRRVRAEFGAAKDIWSWTGYIFEELLQDSADKLELLGLIDVLVDGPFDEALKDLRLQFRGSSNQRIIDVPASLAAGRTVLWAARVDATRSYEQVEKQALI from the coding sequence GTGCGTCATCCGCAGCCCCAGGAGTGGCTCTCTGACAAGGTGAGCCAGGGGTACGTCGGCGACTACAAGCCGTTCATGTTCGTCGACGGCGAGGGCGTGCGCTGCAGCCTCTATGTGAGCGGATGCCTGTTCGCCTGCGAGGGCTGCTTCAACCAGGCCACCTGGAACTTTCGCTACGGCACCCCGTATACGAGCGAGCTCGAAGACCGGATCCTCGCCGACCTGGCCCAGCCGTACGTGCAGGGCCTCACCCTGCTCGGCGGCGAACCGTTCCTGAACACCGGGGTGTGCCTGTCGCTCGTGCGCCGGGTGCGGGCGGAGTTCGGCGCGGCCAAGGACATCTGGTCGTGGACCGGCTACATCTTCGAGGAGCTGCTGCAGGACAGCGCCGACAAACTCGAACTGCTCGGCCTGATCGACGTGCTCGTGGACGGCCCTTTCGACGAGGCGCTCAAGGACCTGCGGTTGCAGTTTCGCGGCAGCAGCAATCAGCGCATCATCGACGTGCCGGCCTCCCTCGCCGCCGGCCGCACCGTGCTCTGGGCGGCCCGGGTTGACGCCACCCGCAGCTACGAGCAGGTGGAGAAGCAGGCGCTGATCTGA